A region of Thermococcus piezophilus DNA encodes the following proteins:
- a CDS encoding DUF835 domain-containing protein: MIEFVFGVALIVSYVLLFYNYHATGRKALAYYALAWFSLSVHFFVPEKSVYIVGLAFFAFLVWLGNLRASEELLCNISYVRELRYFSAVPLAGLIFLFPEHMTYSMVVLAGSVAFSGIYLLLTRNESLRLMGILEMAFAVIVFLRGYYFTNQYIGLVTAVFAVVLAYVSIKTFLDSSFIGEFELSDVKLELKHGLTMMPSVPDDILEGALVFSRVRKDRSNWFWITKLSEERAISPTNLARMLDMAVKFMKSASDLGKNAVIVIDGLEYLILENGFVPVMKFLSALRDYSLLNGATVILIGDDSFLDERERQILRKLFD, from the coding sequence ATGATTGAGTTCGTCTTTGGGGTTGCCCTTATCGTTTCATATGTTCTCCTTTTCTATAATTACCACGCTACTGGGCGGAAGGCATTAGCTTACTACGCGCTCGCATGGTTCAGCCTTTCTGTTCACTTCTTTGTCCCGGAGAAATCTGTGTACATCGTAGGTCTGGCATTTTTTGCGTTCCTCGTTTGGCTTGGGAATCTCCGCGCCTCGGAAGAGCTCCTCTGTAATATCTCCTATGTCCGTGAGCTAAGATATTTTTCTGCTGTCCCTCTCGCAGGGCTGATATTCCTGTTTCCTGAGCATATGACGTACTCCATGGTTGTTTTGGCAGGAAGTGTGGCTTTTTCAGGGATTTACCTCCTCCTTACCAGAAACGAATCTCTCAGACTAATGGGTATCTTGGAGATGGCTTTTGCCGTCATCGTCTTTTTGAGGGGCTACTACTTTACTAACCAGTACATAGGTCTCGTTACTGCTGTCTTTGCTGTTGTTCTAGCATACGTTTCAATAAAGACGTTCCTCGATAGTTCTTTTATAGGTGAATTTGAGCTCTCTGATGTTAAACTCGAGCTCAAACACGGCCTTACAATGATGCCTTCTGTTCCCGATGACATCTTGGAAGGAGCACTCGTATTTTCTAGGGTACGTAAGGACAGATCGAACTGGTTCTGGATAACCAAGTTGTCAGAAGAGCGTGCAATAAGCCCTACGAACCTGGCCAGGATGCTTGATATGGCCGTTAAGTTCATGAAAAGTGCATCTGATCTGGGAAAGAATGCTGTCATAGTCATAGACGGGCTTGAGTACCTGATCTTAGAGAATGGTTTTGTTCCGGTGATGAAGTTTTTGTCCGCGCTGAGGGATTACTCACTTCTGAATGGGGCAACGGTAATATTGATTGGTGACGACTCTTTTCTTGATGAGAGGGAGAGGCAGATTCTTAGGAAACTTTTCGACTGA
- a CDS encoding amidohydrolase family protein: MSILIKNGYVVYGENLEVIKADVLIESNKIVEVAKNINKSADTVIDAKGKVVSPGFVNLHTHSPMGLFRGLADDLPLMDWLREHIWPKEAKLTREYTKVGAYLGALEMIKSGTTTFVDMYFFMDAVAEVTLESGLRGYLSYGMIDLGDPEKTEKEVNEALRIMKFIDELDSDRVHFVFGPHAPYTCSIALLKEVRRLANEHGKLITIHVSETMAEIGQIAERYGKSPVVLLDDIGFLADDVIIAHGVWLDSRDIQILARHGVTVAHNPASNMKLASGVMPLQRLLNAGVNVGLGTDGSASNNNLDMLEEMKLAALLHKVHNLNPTVADARTVFKMATQNGARALGLKAGMIRESYLADIAIIDFNKPHLRPINNVISHLVYSANGNDVETTIVDGKVLMLDRELLTLDEEKILNDTERVIGELT; encoded by the coding sequence ATGAGCATTCTAATCAAGAACGGCTACGTGGTTTACGGCGAGAACCTTGAAGTTATCAAAGCGGACGTCCTCATCGAGAGTAATAAAATAGTGGAGGTTGCCAAAAACATCAACAAGAGCGCCGACACTGTCATAGACGCCAAGGGAAAAGTTGTTTCTCCGGGATTCGTAAATTTGCACACCCACTCTCCAATGGGACTCTTTAGGGGCTTGGCCGACGATCTGCCATTGATGGACTGGCTTCGAGAGCACATCTGGCCGAAAGAGGCTAAGCTGACAAGGGAGTACACCAAAGTCGGCGCTTATCTTGGCGCGCTGGAGATGATAAAAAGCGGGACGACGACGTTTGTGGATATGTACTTCTTCATGGATGCCGTTGCAGAGGTAACCCTCGAAAGCGGTCTGAGGGGTTATCTGAGCTACGGCATGATCGACCTGGGCGACCCCGAGAAGACGGAGAAGGAGGTAAATGAAGCTCTCAGGATAATGAAATTCATAGATGAACTTGACTCAGACAGGGTTCACTTCGTATTCGGGCCCCACGCCCCATATACCTGCTCGATAGCCCTCCTTAAAGAGGTCAGGAGACTCGCGAACGAACACGGCAAGCTCATAACCATCCACGTCAGCGAAACAATGGCCGAGATAGGTCAGATAGCTGAACGCTATGGAAAGAGCCCAGTTGTTTTGCTTGATGATATCGGATTCCTAGCTGATGATGTTATAATAGCTCACGGCGTATGGCTTGACAGCAGAGACATACAGATTCTGGCGAGACACGGCGTTACCGTCGCCCACAACCCTGCGAGCAACATGAAGCTCGCCAGCGGCGTTATGCCCCTTCAGAGGCTTCTTAATGCGGGCGTTAACGTCGGCCTTGGTACTGACGGTTCAGCGAGCAACAACAACCTCGACATGCTTGAGGAGATGAAGCTTGCGGCTCTCCTCCATAAGGTTCACAACCTCAATCCAACGGTTGCAGATGCAAGGACGGTGTTTAAAATGGCAACTCAGAACGGTGCGAGGGCACTCGGGCTCAAGGCAGGCATGATCAGGGAGAGCTACTTGGCCGACATCGCGATAATCGACTTCAACAAGCCTCACCTGAGGCCAATTAATAACGTCATCAGCCACCTCGTTTATTCGGCAAACGGCAATGATGTCGAGACAACTATAGTGGATGGAAAAGTTTTAATGCTGGATCGGGAATTACTCACTTTGGATGAGGAGAAAATCCTTAATGATACCGAACGGGTGATCGGTGAGCTAACATGA
- a CDS encoding thermonuclease family protein, with amino-acid sequence MFKIRLADINAPEIYTSDGKKAWRALTRLILGEYVYIDVDDIYETDPYDRVVAVVYLPYWDDGYALNVNEWLVENGYAYIWDHYNEFNPYEWALWVPL; translated from the coding sequence CTGTTCAAGATACGCCTTGCGGACATAAACGCGCCGGAAATTTACACAAGCGATGGCAAAAAGGCATGGCGTGCCCTTACCCGGTTGATACTTGGAGAGTACGTTTACATCGATGTCGATGATATATACGAAACCGACCCATACGACCGTGTTGTCGCTGTCGTTTATCTTCCCTACTGGGACGACGGTTATGCTCTCAACGTCAATGAGTGGCTGGTTGAGAACGGCTACGCCTACATTTGGGATCACTATAACGAGTTCAACCCATACGAATGGGCTCTCTGGGTTCCCCTTTGA
- a CDS encoding S-methyl-5'-thioadenosine phosphorylase, with translation MPRIGIIGGSGVYGVFDPEETVKVHTPYGRPSAPVEIGKIGGVEVAFIPRHGKHHEFPPHEVPYRANIWALKELGVERVIGVTAVGSLREEYKPGDIVITDQFIDFTKKREYTFYNGPRVAHVSMADPFCPEMRKIFYETAKELGFPVHEKGTYVCIEGPRFSTRAESFMFRQYAHIIGMTLVPEVVLARELGMCYVNIATVTDYDVWADKPVDAQEVLKVMAENNYKVQELLKKGIPRIPKERKCGCADVLKSMFV, from the coding sequence ATGCCGAGGATAGGTATCATAGGCGGTTCCGGTGTTTACGGCGTTTTTGATCCAGAAGAGACCGTCAAGGTTCACACTCCCTATGGCAGGCCTTCGGCTCCAGTGGAAATCGGGAAGATTGGGGGCGTCGAGGTCGCCTTCATACCGCGCCACGGCAAGCACCACGAGTTCCCGCCGCACGAGGTTCCATATAGGGCGAACATCTGGGCTCTCAAGGAGCTTGGCGTCGAGCGCGTCATCGGCGTAACGGCTGTTGGCTCCCTTAGAGAAGAGTATAAGCCCGGGGACATTGTAATTACTGACCAGTTCATTGACTTCACGAAGAAGAGGGAATACACCTTCTACAACGGGCCAAGGGTAGCCCACGTCAGCATGGCCGACCCCTTCTGTCCGGAAATGAGGAAAATTTTCTACGAGACGGCTAAAGAGCTCGGCTTCCCTGTCCATGAGAAGGGCACCTATGTTTGTATAGAGGGTCCAAGGTTTTCAACGAGGGCCGAGAGCTTCATGTTCAGACAGTACGCTCACATAATCGGCATGACTCTCGTTCCTGAAGTAGTTTTAGCGAGAGAACTCGGAATGTGCTACGTGAACATTGCAACCGTTACCGACTACGACGTCTGGGCTGACAAGCCCGTCGATGCCCAAGAGGTTCTCAAAGTCATGGCTGAGAACAACTATAAGGTTCAGGAGCTTCTCAAGAAGGGAATTCCGCGCATACCGAAGGAGAGGAAGTGTGGCTGTGCTGATGTGTTGAAGAGCATGTTTGTATGA